In Thermoanaerobaculia bacterium, a single genomic region encodes these proteins:
- a CDS encoding DciA family protein: protein MKAPKDPFTRLDQAGNRSLGKLLGARSSPAYFESRWSDVLGPYLSRKIVPASFSAGDLLLKVSDASCRKTVAGLLPEIEKKLREAFPSVSSVRLL from the coding sequence GTGAAGGCTCCGAAGGACCCGTTCACGCGCCTCGACCAGGCGGGAAACCGGAGCCTCGGGAAGCTCCTCGGAGCGCGGAGCTCGCCGGCGTATTTCGAGTCCCGCTGGTCGGACGTCCTCGGCCCGTACCTCTCGCGCAAGATCGTGCCGGCGTCTTTTTCGGCGGGCGACCTGCTCCTGAAGGTCAGCGACGCGTCCTGTCGGAAGACGGTCGCGGGACTCCTCCCGGAGATCGAAAAGAAGCTGCGGGAGGCGTTCCCGAGCGTCTCGAGCGTCCGGCTCCTGTGA
- a CDS encoding D-glycerate dehydrogenase, which translates to MTGVVVSTSPLPGPWLDQLAETFEVRIVDPIPEEAFRQEIGDADALISLLTVRVSADAIAAAPRLRIIANYAVGVDNVDRAAAAARGIVVTHTPGVLTDATADTAMTLLLALFRRLIEGDRLVRAGGYSGWKPDLLLGRDPKGKTLGIVGPGRIGKAVARRARAFGMSVVAFGRSPRDPDDPDDPTRVSFDELLRRSDVVSLHVPLTPETRHLIDAAALAKMKPDAILINTARGPIVDEMALCRALDAGTIAGAGLDVFENEPVIAPALLDDNRVVLLPHAASATLETRSEMARMVCEDVRRVLSGESPRWPVPADRSGA; encoded by the coding sequence ATGACGGGCGTCGTCGTCTCGACCTCTCCGCTGCCGGGCCCGTGGCTCGACCAGCTCGCCGAGACCTTCGAGGTGCGGATCGTCGATCCGATACCGGAGGAGGCCTTCCGACAGGAGATCGGCGATGCCGACGCTCTCATCTCGCTGCTGACGGTGCGCGTGAGCGCCGACGCGATCGCCGCCGCGCCCCGGCTCCGGATCATCGCCAACTACGCCGTCGGCGTCGACAACGTGGATCGGGCCGCCGCGGCGGCCCGGGGGATCGTCGTCACGCACACCCCGGGCGTGCTGACGGACGCGACCGCGGATACGGCGATGACGCTCCTCCTCGCGCTCTTCCGGAGGCTGATCGAAGGAGACCGGCTCGTTCGCGCGGGCGGATACTCCGGCTGGAAGCCGGATCTCCTGCTCGGCCGCGACCCGAAGGGAAAGACGCTCGGCATCGTCGGCCCGGGGCGCATCGGGAAAGCGGTCGCGCGCCGCGCCCGCGCCTTCGGGATGTCCGTCGTCGCGTTCGGACGATCGCCGCGCGACCCGGACGATCCCGACGATCCGACGCGGGTCTCCTTCGACGAGCTGCTCCGCCGCTCGGACGTCGTGTCCCTCCACGTGCCGCTCACGCCGGAAACGCGCCACCTGATCGACGCGGCGGCGCTCGCGAAGATGAAGCCGGACGCGATCCTGATCAACACCGCCCGCGGGCCGATCGTGGACGAGATGGCGCTCTGCCGGGCGCTCGACGCCGGAACGATCGCGGGCGCCGGTCTCGACGTGTTCGAGAACGAGCCGGTGATCGCTCCCGCGCTCCTCGACGACAACCGCGTGGTGCTCCTGCCTCACGCCGCCTCCGCGACGCTCGAAACGCGTTCGGAAATGGCCCGGATGGTCTGCGAGGACGTGCGCCGCGTGCTGTCCGGCGAGTCGCCGCGCTGGCCGGTTCCCGCCGACCGGAGCGGCGCGTGA
- a CDS encoding aryl-sulfate sulfotransferase, translating into MSGSAARARRPVRTALAFLAVLAAGFAWGFLAQREKIFPHLLLRRIAVRLGISIWRQPMELRSTTPRWEMAASVPYLDTQIDPHPETSGVVLNREERAAPGWNFYSVPGRRAAYLIDSRGKLLWRWNLSAYRDIEKVGPDEDVGFTHLYPNGDALAYLGRHVLVKIDRHSRILWEYDAEVHHDAWVDSDGTIYALIKRQRFDRTIHPEGVVLEDVIVVLSPEGAPRREIPLLRVLENSPYAFLLPKPPQDRMYDDIGLDVLHTNHVEVYDGALERLSPLFRKGNILVSFKDLCAIAILDGRTSRILWLWGPTNLALQHHPTILPDGDILLFDNGTEHSRVIEVDPRTDSIVWRYDPEGEFFSTIRGSCQRLPNGDTLIGVSQAGFAVEVTKEKEPVWKFVNPDVGPDHARQAIFRITRFDPRQLDFVGKGGMVAGADGP; encoded by the coding sequence GTGAGCGGCTCCGCCGCGCGGGCCCGGCGGCCGGTCCGGACCGCGCTCGCGTTCCTCGCCGTTCTCGCGGCAGGGTTCGCCTGGGGTTTCCTCGCGCAGCGCGAGAAGATATTCCCGCACCTCCTCCTCCGCCGGATCGCCGTCCGGCTCGGGATCAGCATCTGGCGGCAACCGATGGAGCTGAGGTCCACCACGCCGCGGTGGGAAATGGCGGCTTCGGTCCCGTACCTGGACACCCAGATCGACCCGCATCCGGAGACCTCCGGAGTCGTCCTGAACCGCGAGGAGCGGGCCGCTCCCGGCTGGAACTTCTATTCCGTTCCCGGACGGCGGGCCGCCTATCTGATCGACTCGCGCGGGAAGCTGCTCTGGCGATGGAACCTCTCGGCCTATCGCGACATCGAGAAGGTCGGCCCGGACGAGGACGTCGGCTTCACCCACCTCTATCCGAACGGGGACGCGCTCGCCTACCTTGGACGGCACGTCCTCGTCAAAATCGACCGGCATTCGCGCATCCTCTGGGAGTACGACGCCGAGGTGCACCACGACGCCTGGGTAGACTCCGACGGGACGATCTACGCCCTGATCAAGCGCCAGCGTTTCGACCGGACGATTCATCCCGAGGGTGTCGTCCTCGAGGACGTGATCGTGGTGCTTTCGCCCGAAGGGGCCCCGCGGCGCGAGATCCCCCTCCTCCGGGTCCTCGAGAACTCCCCCTACGCCTTCCTCCTGCCGAAGCCGCCGCAGGACCGGATGTACGACGACATCGGGCTCGACGTCCTCCACACCAACCACGTCGAGGTGTACGACGGCGCCCTCGAGCGCCTCTCGCCGCTCTTCCGGAAGGGGAACATCCTGGTCTCCTTCAAGGACCTCTGCGCGATCGCGATCCTCGACGGACGGACTTCCCGGATCCTCTGGCTCTGGGGTCCGACCAACCTCGCTCTGCAGCACCACCCGACGATTCTTCCCGACGGCGACATCCTGCTGTTCGACAACGGTACGGAGCATTCCCGGGTGATCGAAGTCGATCCCCGGACCGATTCGATCGTGTGGAGGTACGATCCCGAGGGGGAGTTCTTCTCGACGATCCGCGGAAGCTGTCAGAGACTCCCCAACGGCGACACCTTGATCGGCGTGTCGCAGGCCGGGTTCGCCGTCGAGGTCACGAAGGAGAAAGAGCCCGTCTGGAAGTTCGTCAACCCGGACGTCGGTCCGGACCACGCCCGGCAGGCGATCTTCCGAATCACCCGGTTCGATCCGCGGCAGCTCGATTTCGTCGGGAAGGGCGGGATGGTCGCCGGGGCGGACGGGCCGTGA